A stretch of Limanda limanda chromosome 7, fLimLim1.1, whole genome shotgun sequence DNA encodes these proteins:
- the znf217 gene encoding zinc finger protein 217: MPTHSLLPLMESPDGLAQDILISNNASIPGSGFSMTPHAISSEKAAYQPAGSSPLSCMFCEETFTHQDQLGPHVLTRHPTTFSEPTVLRVEAEFRIPGERARPKPGSHPPHEKEEVHSCVVCGQVSQDASELEAHMRKHKDYFTYCCSVCGRRFREPWFLKNHMKMHAKPGAKSKAQQDLENPATVNDVVQDPASDPVVTAYKMCMVCGFFFPDHDSLVEHSKVHNREMEHSREKDKEDVDATAESLTEQETFLHSLNLRPHSAGNGLRNERSSKWIPQLDPFNTYQAWQLATKGKIAAGPNNTKDIGQEASTDNEDCNSDKEELNSIWSEGQGDKAAKEARPQSAAESQAPRRRSLMQKDKDKERPTTCEECRRTFRTYHQLVLHSRVHKRERGGEESPTSSLEGKLSRGGSLDHVEEGSEEGVEEAALTGEDGFDRSKVKSKECSYCGKSFRSSYYLTVHLRTHTGEKPFKCVYCDYAAAQKTSLKYHLERRHKNKPDAELASRHVPSAPSPSDGNDGESRSKLWVPSAAATPDDKYDGVVSKLGKPLAQLNAEYEKAIAKSSRSPTEDVLVRCSLPVNMKTEREDIKEENSEAPLNLCLRATLSIPVGVEPRNALTPITCSFCAYRTMYPEVLIMHKRLSHKDKSDSAKKGGCGGSVKQKRYTGCPPALDGKDVAPLPAIDRRHPRRTKSPPPQPAKPQEKTPPVNPPPAVKRSPVVPPPLSSVVPETQRYPHPSQETPRFPEHMRKPTTGGKYVMERPGPPDRVGIGERSYPVRSDAIWHSEAARLCLSSRFGSLPQMDFGESSSKRLKFSVPSGREADAGEKPGFRAPLGGDGSSRVIISGRGVRTMAPPTAPETLGHVKNTASAMGGALDAEWMNLLRPYTPSDLASLYHSSAANPNHAGLTNQRAGGRTVLYQHLPTLPILQRRDPSGPFPQQRYGASDKSS; encoded by the exons ATGCCGACTCACTCGCTGCTGCCGTTGATGGAGAGCCCAGACGGACTCGCCCAAGATATTCTGATCAGTAACAATGCGAGCATCCCCGGGTCTGGCTTCAGCATGACGCCGCACGCCATCAGCTCAGAGAAGGCTGCGTATCAACCTGCAGGAAGCTCGCCGCTGTCCTGCATGTTCTGTGAGGAGACGTTCACCCATCAGGACCAGCTCGGACCCCACGTGCTCACCCGGCACCCCACCACCTTCTCCGAACCCACGGTGCTCCGAGTGGAAGCTGAATTCAGGATCCCAGGAGAGCGAGCCCGACCCAAACCTGGCAGCCACCCCCCCCATGAAAAGGAGGAGGTGCACAGCTGCGTTGTGTGCGGCCAGGTGTCGCAAGATGCCAGCGAGCTGGAGGCTCACATGAGGAAGCACAAGGACTACTTCACCTACTGCTGTAGCGTCTGCGGCCGGCGCTTTCGAGAGCCGTGGTTCCTGAAGAACCACATGAAGATGCACGCCAAGCCTGGAGCCAAGAGCAAGGCCCAGCAGGACCTGGAGAACCCGGCTACGGTCAACGACGTGGTCCAAGACCCGGCCTCAGACCCCGTGGTCACTGCTTACAAAATGTGCATGGTGTGTGGGTTTTTCTTCCCCGACCACGACAGCCTGGTCGAACATAGTAAAGTACACAACAGAGAGATGGAgcacagcagagagaaagacaaggaaGACGTGGACGCCACTGCTGAGTCCCTCACCGAACAGGAAACATTTCTTCACAGTCTGAACCTTCGGCCTCATTCTGCAGGAAATGGTTTGCGAAACGAGAGATCATCAAAATGGATTCCCCAGCTGGATCCCTTCAACACCTACCAGGCCTGGCAGCTGGCTACAAAGGGCAAGATAGCAGCGGGTCCGAATAATACCAAAGACATCGGCCAGGAAGCCAGCACGGACAACGAGGACTGCAACTCCGATAAGGAGGAGTTGAATAGTATCTGGTCTGAAGGCCAAGGAGACAAGGCTGCGAAGGAGGCGCGGCCTCAGAGTGCAGCGGAGAGCCAAGCGCCACGCCGGAGGTCTCTCATGCAAAAAGATAAGGACAAAGAGAGGCCGACCACTTGTGAGGAATGTCGGAGAACCTTCAGGACGTACCACCAGTTGGTTCTTCACTCCAGGGTGCACAAGCGAGAGCGCGGTGGCGAGGagagccccacctcctccctGGAGGGGAAGCTGTCCAGGGGGGGCTCCCTGGACCACGTGGAGGAGGGGTCCGAGGAGGGCGTGGAGGAAGCTGCATTAACAG GTGAAGACGGGTTCGATCGATCAAAGGTCAAATCTAAAGAGTGCAGTTACTGCGGCAAGTCATTCCGATCCAGCTATTACCTCACAGTTCACCTCAGGactcacacag GTGAGAAACCATTCAAGTGTGTTTACTGTGACTACGCCGCAGCCCAGAAGACGTCGCTGAAATATCACCTGGAGCGTCGCCACAAGAACAAACCTGACGCGGAGCTCGCCAGCAGACACGTGCCCTCGGCGCCGTCTCCCTCCGACGGGAACGACGGCGAGAGTCGATCCAAACTCTGGGTTCCCAGCGCCGCGGCAACACCGGACGACAAATACGACGGCGTAGTCAGCAAACTGGGCAAACCCCTCGCTCAGCTGAACGCCGAGTACGAGAAAGCGATCGCAAAGTCTTCTCGCTCGCCGACGGAAGACGTGCTGGTGAGGTGCTCTCTACCCGtcaacatgaagacggagaggGAAGATATAAAAGAGGAAAACTCTGAGGCCCCGTTAAATCTGTGCCTGAGAGCGACTCTCTCCATCCCTGTCGGTGTAGAACCCCGGAACGCATTAACTCCAATCACCTGTTCCTTCTGTGCGTACAGAACCATGTACCCCGAGGTTCTGATTATGCACAAGCGGCTGAGTCACAAGGACAAGTCGGACAGCGCCAAGAAGGGCGGGTGTGGAGGCAGCGTGAAACAGAAGCGTTACACGGGCTGCCCCCCCGCGCTCGACGGCAAAGATGTCGCCCCGCTTCCCGCGATCGACAGGCGCCACCCCCGTCGAACCAAATCCCCCCCGCCCCAACCCGCGAAACCGCAGGAGAAGACGCCGCCTGTGAACCCGCCTCCAGCTGTGAAGCGCTCCCCGGTcgtcccccctcccctcagcaGCGTGGTCCCGGAGACTCAGCGTTACCCGCACCCCAGCCAGGAGACCCCCAGGTTCCCCGAGCACATGAGGAAACCCACCACGGGTGGCAAGTACGTGATGGAGCGACCGGGCCCCCCCGACCGAGTGGGCATCGGCGAGAGGAGCTACCCGGTGCGGAGCGATGCCATCTGGCACTCGGAGGCCGCCCGGCTGTGTCTCTCCAGCCGATTCGGGAGCCTCCCCCAGATGGATTTTGGCGAATCTTCCAGCAAGAGACTGAAGTTCTCGGTTCCCAGCGGCCGGGAGGCGGACGCCGGGGAGAAGCCGGGCTTCAGAGCGCCGCTCGGCGGGGACGGATCCAGCAGAGTGATCATCTCAGGGCGAGGTGTGAGAACCATGGCTCCGCCCACGGCTCCTGAGACGCTGGGTCACGTGAAGAACACGGCGTCGGCCATGGGAGGAGCTTTGGACGCCGAGTGGATGAACCTGCTCCGCCCCTACACGCCCAGCGACCTGGCCTCCCTCTACCACAGCTCGGCCGCTAACCCCAACCACGCGGGCCTGACCAACCAGAGGGCAG GCGGCAGAACGGTTCTGTACCAACACTTGCCCACCCTGCCCATCCTGCAGAGGAGAGACCCCTCCGGCCCGTTCCCTCAGCAACGCTACGGCGCTTCGGACAAAAGTAGCTAA